tttggatccagatcagagggCGGCTCCAGGAACTTTTTTTACCACTTGCTTTACCATTACGAGAGAGGAAGgatttctacattttcttttatttctcagagaataattcatggatcttgatgaaaatcaggCACACGTAGGGAATTGATATCTACAAGTGTGTCGGAAACTTTGTGGAAGAGGCTGGCTCAAAAGAAATATGAGACCTGTATCTCTTCACTGACACGAAGCAGATTACTGGAGGATGTTTAAAGCTGGCATAGGTCTTGTGAAATAATTCATGAGTTTTTCCCCTGTAGCTgcacccctacacacacacacacacacacacacacacacacacacacaaacacgcacacaaagccACCATGTTGAGATGTGACAATCTGCAGAGGAGTAACAGTGTTTCTGCACAGAGCTGTGGTCATGCAGGCAAAGGTTGGGTCCAGAGTCGCTCTCTTGCATCAGCTGGTCGTTGCAGGCGTGGCCTCCCCGTGGAGGGACTAGAGGAGAGAGAACCCAGTCGGCCAAGGAGAGAATCAAGGGCTCTTCAGAGTTCCCAGTTTCTCCTCTTTACTCCAATAGTTTCTTCTTGAAACTGAGCGAactttcttttcagtttttttccaccCTATTTTGGGGGGTCTGGGGAGCAACTGCCTCCCAAACAAGACAAATGACACAAAGAGAtgtgcacacgctcacacacacacacacacacacacacacacacacacacacacacacacacacacacacacacacagcacacgtACTTGTGATGGACTGCTCTACATGTACAGAGTGCTGGAAAAGAAAACGAAGAGGCAAGGTCTTTTTTCAGCAGCATGGGCCGAGAGGCTGCAAGGCCAGATGTCCGTCCTACACATGAGGCCTGGGGTTCTTTTGTCCTTGTGCTGTCACTGTAAGTCACAtaaccccccaccaccaccaccatccttGTGCCATCGCTATCGGGTCACCCACCGCCGCCCACACACCCAGGTCCCTGCCCCCATGAACGGACACAACACAGACGGGGCTCCAGCCTTGGGTGCGGACAGAGGGCACGCCCCTAGCGACTGCTGTTCTTTATGGCTTCCTTCGCAGCTACAATCAGAGGCGTCAGGCTGGATAGAGGCTTCGCCAGCTTGAGGAAGGAATGCTGTGGATGATAGAAAGGGTATGTAGGTGTGGAGCCGAACTGAGATGCAGATTTAGAAATATTTGCATATGACTGAATTATTAATGTTGACAGAAACTGTATTAGGTAAGATTTGGATAAGGtttagttaaggttagggtgagGGTGGCCCTGATGtgcaaatcacaaaataatcacaaaacatgttttgccaGAATCTCCTACCTGTTGATTCCTTTTCTTTAGAATTAAATACCAttgttgtcttttcatttgttgttgttttcttatttgctgttgtgttttttgatttgttgttgtgttttcacttaaGGGCCACCATACATTACCTTCTGCTAGTTGATTTATGAAAGTAAAGTGGACAAAATCTGCTACTTTGAACTGTACTCCAAccagttttaaataaaaataaataataattacatcatGACTATGAGCATCAGGTTTTGTTACAAGTCAGCACCTTAagtgtttgtgcattttcttCTGATCAGTATtaagttttaaattataataCTACCTGGTTGATGCTACATCACCCACATGGTACAGTACTAGTCGATTCATAAGATATTAACTGTGGAAAAAGTGTGTGTAGGTGCGTGAGTCTCAGTTTCACCTGTAGGAGCTCCTTGGCAGAGCCTCTGCGGTCCACATCCATCTCCAGACAGCGGTTGAGAAAATCTCTGAACACAGACGACAGCCTCTCTGGgttctgcagctctggagtcccGTTGGTAGCTATCAGGTACAGCGCCTGGATGTGGGCAAAAAGACGATCAAAATCTGGATATTTTATCTCCACTACTCCAGCTAACATCATAAGTCCTGTGTtgtggctgcagtttgtgttttaccCTAAGTGGATTCTCGTTCAGATAGGGCGGCTCTCCCTCCACCATCTCTATCGCCATGATTCCCAGGGACCAGATATCCACTTTTGGCCCGTAAGCCTTCCGAGTCACCACCTCCGGTGCCATCCAGTAGGGCGTTCCCACCATCGTGCTGCGCTTGTTCTGCTCTGGGGTGATCTGGGCACAGAACCCAAAGTcggctgcagagggagacattGAGTTATTCATTCTTgctttttatgtttcatttaaaacaatgcCATGTTTCTAAACACTTAATCTGAACCACTTGTTTGACGTCAATTGTGCTTTTCACCAATTTAGATTAATGTCATAAAAGTTAGGACTTACTAAGCTTGACGGATCCGTCCATCCCCAAGAGGATGTTGTCACTTTTTATATCTCTGTGGATCACCTGGTTGGAGTGAAGGAAGTCCAGAGCTTGAAGACactgcagagggaaaaaagggggaaagaaaatGACATCTAAAAATGATATCTTAataacacccacacacacaagcaaccCTATACTAAGCACACTCTTGGACAGTCTCTTTCTATCGCAGTATTGCGGATGTCTAAACTTGGCGTCTTACCTCTCTGCAGACCGCAGCGATCTGGCCCTCGTCCATGCAGGTCTCCGTCACTACATCTGTCAAAGAGCCACCGGCCAAATACTCCATCACCACCCAGAGCTCATCTCCTACCAAGTAACTGAacagtgcagagagaaagagagaaaaatacaggTTCTGAACTAGTGAAGCATGTATTTCGCAAAGTAGTTTCTTTAAAAACGTGAATAAATTGCCATCACTCCATAgcaaattataataatagtacAATACCAACACAGCTTCCTGAAAAtaagtacaacacacacatctgaacaGTTTGAGttgcactgtgtgtttgatggTGCAGAGTCAATTATGACAACAGAAGCTACTCAAGCATGTTACTGCAAGATGGAAAAAACAGCAGGGCagttttaatgaaattaaaggGGACCTCGTgctaaaaatttaaaaagaaaactggagACTTGTGTAGTTTCACTCTTATTTGAGATTTaaacagcaggtggcagtaATGTGCCTTTACGATGAAGGCTGTCTACCATcagaagagagaaggaagaaggcgatgaggaagaagaaagagacggGCTCAGAGGGATCCTCAATGTCATTGTGGTTCCAATGTGCACTGACCTCGTTCAGCCTCTTACTGCAGATCACATATATTCATTCAACAGTGTGAGACGTGTTAGAACCTTTAACAATGTTAGAAAACGGTGTCGTATTCCTCCTGGTGTCTGGTTTGAGTGGTATGAACTCTTTGTATGGGCCTTGTATTTCTCATATtagatcataataataatattaataataatggcTTGCATTTATATAGCGTTTTTTTAAGGGACCCAAGGACGTCAGATAAATATCTGCAGTAACAAGATCATTTGTTAAACTCAATTCTGCCAACGGTTCCCTTTAATTCAATAACGCTGCAATTCCACACACTTGCATCAGACCCATAAATATGCCCGATtctttgttcatcaagatccatgaattattctctgaaaaaaaTGGTGAAATGCAGAAAAAACGCCCGATCTCTACAAAATGACctataccgcatccttccaccaagtatcatggaaatgtgttcagTTCTTTACGTGTAATCTTGTTACAAACAAGCGGACAGAGgtgaaacataacctctttggcagcGATAAAGGACGAGAAATTTCAATGAACAATAACTTTGGAatttgctgtttatcaaataGCACgatctgcttcttttctttccactaTACACATATGAAAGGAAACTGAATATCTTTTGGCTTTGGAGTGTTGTCTGGAAAAATATGTCACTTGATGAGTTTATACAGGTTTATACAGAGTGTAAACTGACCTGTCCAAATAGTTCACTATATTGGAGTTCTTGTTTTCCCTCATCACCAAGATCTCATTGATGATCAGCTCTTTCttgggctgctgctgcaggttcatcTGCTTAATGGCCAcctgagaaaacaacacaggggATTTGTAGCCCAGGACAAGAGAAAGCCTGATGGCTTagtgaggaaaaagaaataacaCACAGTATGAGGATGTTGTACCTCTTGGCCTGTTGCTATGTCGATGGCAGTGTACACAGTGCCGGATGCTCTGAAAGAAAAGATCAAACTCACGTCAATAAAAGGccatttaattgtttttcaaatgaatcATGGACATTGATAATCATAGAGAAGTGTGTTCAAACATTTAACCGAAACTAAATGGTGTTATTATATGATTAATATTTTGTCTCTGGAAAATTTGAAATTTGATGAAAtacttcaacaaaataaataaggtaattaaaaaacaaccacCTCCACGGCTATTATTACTACAACcactaataataatcataatattaattcaataaaaaataatattttatggCAATTGGAATTTTGTGCTGCCACGACAGGAGCAGTATCAAAGGTTTCTTAGAAAGTCATAGTCTACTTATATTTTCTGAATTTAACAGACTCATATagagaaataacaataaaattattttacaagGTTATTTTCCATTATAGGTCCAATGTTTAATAGTTGCTACTTAGACCACAGACATACTGGCCTATCGTAACCTGCTTTACCTTAAGAAAAAGTGAAGGGTAgatgattttattcttttgataCTTAATATCACTGGCTAAAAGGAAGTGGTAATGATGTCATGATAAACcctttttggggtttttcaTTAGCAAACTGTATGTGCTcatgtcaccatggaaactaAACTTACCTATGAGCACAGATAGTGGATCCACAAACACTTCATGGTGTCTAATAGTTAAGCTCAAAGGATTGGTATGCAGCCGTTCTGCCCTTATTTGGAAATGTAACTTCATGATACAAAAAAAGCTTTATTCAAGAGTCGTTCCTCTTTCTCTTACTCTCCGCAGCACATGTCTACTTTCAGAAGCTATGACTAATGAAGAGCAGTTCCTGGTTCTAATAGATAATGCAGTGGAGAGTAAATAGACAGTTATCTACTGCTGGAGATAGGAGCTTCCTGATATCAGATGTGGAAACACAGTGCATGATAAAACAGGTAAGAGCCACAcaggtgttttctgtggagaTGTAGTGAACAGGGAGAGTGATAGAAAAGTGtcatgcttaaaaaaaaaaaagaaagacaagaaagggagagcgagagagagagagagggagggatggcaGAGCTAATCTGCCCCATGGCCATTTCAGGAAACACTTCTCATTTCCCCCCTTCTTATTTTTCTCCCAGTCATTGAACCTAACCCTCTCTCTGGCCCTCTGAAGTGGTCACTGGAGCTGCGTCTCTCCCGGTGAGAGAGTGACTGCCACTGAAATCGCTCTATTTCAGAAACTGCGGCTGATGTGCACGtgcagacggacggacggactTACCCCTGTCCTATTTTCTCGAAGCGTGTGTACTTCTTTTTGGGATCCCCCACGCTCACAATACTCCCtgagtcagagagaaaacacagaacaccATGTTTGAGCTTGTGTCATGACagccttcacacaaacacacagaaaacatcactgCAGAACCATTTCTGCCTTTCTACTTCAGTCTGTTTGGTGCAGCTGCTCTAAGTACATGCAGCTCTACTTGATGCCGGTAATACGTGCTAAAATTGCATAATAGAGAGGAGCAGTCTTGTGAAGGCCACAGTTTATGAAACAGTGTCCTTGTATTGTCTTATGCATATTTCTTATGAATACACAGATTAGATGCACTGGAggtaaaatgtggaaaaaagccACTGGAAACGAAATATCCAGCCTGTCCTCTATGCGACACAGCCCGACACAGCCAGAAATCATGCATAGATACACATGGGACAACATGGTCATGTCTTCAAGATTGTTTTGGGGCATTTGTGCTGATTATTATGATCGATGTCTGACTTAGTATCTgtatatttgattgtttttaggaaaataaacatgtaaatgagaAGATTTAGGATTTCTCCATCATCTACAAAGATCAAATGTAGTGAAAATTTTActtaacaattaaatgaatcaCTAACATCTCATCTTGACTCTCTAAGTTTCTAAAACTCTGTCCTGATGAGCATTAAATCATGTGTGGCTCTCAAGGCACGTACTGAGTCTCTCCAGAATCTCCTCGTCTGTCATTTTGGACTTCTTCCTCTGGCGGTCAGTGTTGCGGTACATCGTGTTGGACGTGTTGTCCGGCTGGACCTGTGACTCCGGCGGAGTCAACACTTCTTTCACAGGGGTGGGAGGCTTTGGTGGTTCCACGACGGAGCGCGTGTAGATCTGCGAGAGGGGAATAGTGTCACAGAAATGCAGAAGGAAAGGAGAAGGATCTCAACCATCGTGGCGTAGAAACTCACAGATTTGGTGTGCTCGGGCCGAGGTGCAATGACGGGGGGCAATTCGtcctcgtcttcttcctcctcctcctcctcttcttcttcttcctcttcctcatcctcctcttcggATACAGGTGGAGCGATCGGGGGCTCTGACGATGATGTTTTGGCACCCTGGAGAGAGGACATGGAAGTTAGTCTGGATACATGTGCCACGTAGCACCCTGGAATAAATTTCTCTGTCATGAGTTGTTACCACAGTAAAGAGCCTGAAAACCCCAAACCAGCCATGTACAGAGTTTGAGTTCTGGCCAGTTGAGGTTAAAGAGGACTTTGTCTCTCTAATGATGATGAATAGATATTTAAACCATATCATTCATACAGTAGAACAGATTATTCACCATACTCATAAACATGTAAGTCAAAAACAGGAGCATGTGGCCAACATCTATCGTGATATCCTACGCTGGAACAGTGCatctgacattttgtgaaagaaaaaaacaaaaacagcttgAACTGTTAATAATGGAGGAAAGCATTATGGGTCAGGTGAGAGCTAAAGAGACTCAAGGGGTGAGGTGCCATTCAGTGCAGTTTATCGGAGGGGTCTTTAAGTTGAGGGGTTGGGTCAGTTGGGCCGCGAACCAATGATGACGATGAGTTTCTACGCCTGAACAAACTGTTCTGATTTAACTTTGCCttaagagaaaagaaacaacatgcCGCAACATTGCAGTAATGTGCAGTATGGTGATGAACTGTCCACATCCTCTCGATATGGAAGATAGCTTTTAATAAGCATGACTAATATTCCTCAGACATGTTTATTATGCCTAGTCGCTCAGCCAGTACCCCCCCCCATCCAAAACTCTGTTAGCCTTGGATCGTCTTCCTCTTATGGAATGGAAACGTTTTTCATCCATTTCCATTTTCGTCATGCATACATGAATCAGTACAGCTTAGTTCTAGTGATTAAAGGGAGAGGGTCTGGTTGAAGGAAAAGTCCCAGTCAGACATGCTGGGCCTCTGACCTGCTCCGGGGAGGCCCGAGCCAAGACTGCAGTGGAGAAATGAGAATCTGGCTCACTGGAAGCAGCGCtatcatttttttacatttttattttatcagagCCATGCGATAACGTCTACGATGGTGATGAAGTTAAAGGCACATTATTGGTCATGTGGGTTAATCTGTGAGGAGTATGAGCTCACACATGCAGTTTGACAGTAATCACAACCCTCTGTGACATGCGCCCCTGCCCTTCCAGTTCAGACACAGTCCAGTCAcgaaaaagagaagaagtgagatagataataaatacatttgtcatcaaaaaacaaacagatccaATCACACCCCCCATGGAATTTCAAGACAGAGAGTGAGGATGCCTCGAAAGTCAGGAATTCATTTTTTGGCAGAAAATTAGGAGATCAAATGGTGGAAATTTTGCTTTAAAAGCCAATGTAGAGATACATCATGTGGAAAGTAATGTGGAGGAGTTACCTTGTCAAATAATGCGCTGCAGGTTCTAAGGCTGACAGGAGGCCCAGATGACAGCAGCCGGTTCTGAATGTGAAGGTTGAAAATGGGAGGATTtactcaaaacaaaacccacacagTGTTTAAGAGTAAGTGGACTTCATGGGGAGacagggggggagaggggggggcaggGGTCCGCTACAACAGAGGGATGGACATCACGTCCCAGAATCATCTTCCTGACACAGAGCATGAGACGAGGACATGACAGAGACAGATCAGGCCACCTGAGGACTGTCCTTGCACGTGCCCAGTTTCCTCTTCATTTAGCAATTTCttcaaaacatttttagttTAGTACCTTAATTCTAATTGAAGTAGTAGTTATTAGACCTTGTTAATTATTGTCCAGAACCTTCATAGCATACACAGCATAACAACATAAAGACAGATGTGTTGAAATGTAGGTTGAATCTTCTGCTCCTCCGTGTTGTGGTTGgtccatgtttgttttaacttACTTCCAGTTTGCAATGTTACAATGGTGATGAAGATACAGGCACAGGGATTTTGCGAGATTGGGCGTTTTTACACACTTTTGTTgacatgaatcttgatgaaaaaaatctggcatgttaaggggactgacatttatgagtgtgtgtaaatcttTTAGTGAATTTGGAtatggtttcattaggggactgttaggCTTTGGCGGAGGTTATCTAGTTATGatatatttaatgtatataAAGTTGTAGTATTCAACTTGTCTGCAAGCCAAATAAAAAAGTTGTACCTAATTCTTAATGCAGTATTCCACTGCTGTGTATGCTTGTGCATATACATGTATTATTGTTTTGGATAGAATACATTAGTCTTAGTATAGATATCGTCAAAGCTAAGAGACTTTAAGATCTAACTGAAttatcaaatatttgaaaagacAAACTATATTACAGGACAAAAACCTTAATACTGACTTGATGTTCCCAACAATATTAAGACATTGTAAAAAAACGTCATCTTTTCCTGTGTATACTGAGGAGCATTTGTATTCTGTAAACACACTCAAAAAATGTGCGTGCGACGTTTCTCAAAATTGTGGCATCCATGCTCCAACTGTGCTGGATTTTAAGGGTCTTGTGAAGCTGAGCCGTAATTTCAACAACAGACGGGAGATGAAATGTCAAGTGCAGCATGAGGTAAAGCTCACActcagcaaaacaaactgtcaatGTTGCGAGCGTAGTTATGTGAACACTTGCGGCTGATCTGTGTTTGTTAGttgacagacaaacactgaagtgAAATATATATCCACAACCTCCTGTTTCAAACATATTAACTTAACCGATGGTTTAACAGTGAAAAACTCCTCACATGTCAAATCAGAAGAGAAAAACTAACACTGAGTCACCAGTCAGTTAAAGAGAGGCAACGAAACAGATCCGAAAACACTCTTAAGAAtgtgttgctcttttttttaaccacttttatctttatttctgttgATGATAAAAATCATCAGTGTTTCCGGCTAAAAATTTAAATCTCTGGAGTAAATCTTTTGTGCAGAAGAACAAGATTTAGCATCGTAACTGCATGGTCACACATACGAGAATGTAGCAGCGCGGCCTCCCGGGGAATTTGACTTTGGTGAACCTTGCGTCGCGACATTTACCTGCATTGTGTGTAACCGTGTCCTTATGAGGGACAATCAGAAGTTAAGTTTTCTTACTGCTGTCCTTGAATCTAACATTCAAATGGGCCTTTTTCAGTCGGTCGGATTAGGATGCAACACAGCGTGTCTTCTCTACCGCCACAGGTGCACGCTGAGCTGAGGTCAAGCTGAGGCACTAGGTCGACCTAGAACGTGGGTTAGGGACGACTGGCGGAAATCTCCTAGACATATCTCACAAAATAGCCAGTAGATAGCTGTCTTTTATTCCATCGTGCTGATGCATTATGGGCATTATTTTTCTTAATCTCTGATGTCAGGATAGCAGCAGGATAGACGAGGGCTGTACGTGTACGAGTACAGAGGagaatgtaagaaaataaaacaccagaTCTCATGTACCTGTATTACAGGTTAGCAGGAG
The Hippoglossus stenolepis isolate QCI-W04-F060 chromosome 15, HSTE1.2, whole genome shotgun sequence DNA segment above includes these coding regions:
- the LOC118122125 gene encoding serine/threonine-protein kinase PAK 3, with the protein product MSDSVDIEEKPPAPPLRMNSSSRDSSLLNHASKPLPMAPEEKNKKVRLRSIFPGGDKTNKKKEKERPEISLPSDFEHTIHVGFDAVTGEFTGIPEQWARLLQTSNITKLEQKKNPQAVLDVLKFYDSKETVNNQKYMSFTSGDKSAQGYIAANTLNRLLSSGPPVSLRTCSALFDKGAKTSSSEPPIAPPVSEEEDEEEEEEEEEEEEEEDEDELPPVIAPRPEHTKSIYTRSVVEPPKPPTPVKEVLTPPESQVQPDNTSNTMYRNTDRQRKKSKMTDEEILERLRSIVSVGDPKKKYTRFEKIGQGASGTVYTAIDIATGQEVAIKQMNLQQQPKKELIINEILVMRENKNSNIVNYLDSYLVGDELWVVMEYLAGGSLTDVVTETCMDEGQIAAVCRECLQALDFLHSNQVIHRDIKSDNILLGMDGSVKLTDFGFCAQITPEQNKRSTMVGTPYWMAPEVVTRKAYGPKVDIWSLGIMAIEMVEGEPPYLNENPLRALYLIATNGTPELQNPERLSSVFRDFLNRCLEMDVDRRGSAKELLQHSFLKLAKPLSSLTPLIVAAKEAIKNSSR